A DNA window from Mobula birostris isolate sMobBir1 chromosome 3, sMobBir1.hap1, whole genome shotgun sequence contains the following coding sequences:
- the rpl10a gene encoding large ribosomal subunit protein uL1 isoform X2: MSKVSRDTLYEAVREVLQGSQQKPRKFLETVELQISLKNYDPQKDKRFSGTVRLKSAPRPKFSICVLGDQQHCDEAKAADLPHMDIEALKKLNKNKKMVKKLAKKYDAFLASESLIKQIPRILGPGLNKAGKFPSLLTHNENMITKVDEVKSTIKFQMKKVLCLAVAVGHVKMTEEELVYNIHLAINFLVSLLKKNWQNVRALYIKSSMGKPQRLY; the protein is encoded by the exons ATGAG CAAAGTCTCCCGTGATACCCTCTATGAAGCTGTCCGTGAGGTCCTTCAGGGATCCCAGCAGAAGCCTCGCAA GTTTCTGGAGACTGTGGAGCTGCAGATCAGTCTGAAGAACTATGACCCTCAGAAGGACAAGCGTTTCTCTGGCACTGTCAG GCTGAAGAGTGCCCCTCGGCCCAAGTTTTCCATATGTGTGCTTGGCGACCAGCAACATTGTGATGAGGCCAAGGCTGCTGACCTTCCTCACATGGATATCGAGGCCCTGAAGAAACTGAACAAAAACAAAAAGATGGTCAAGAAGCTTG CAAAGAAGTATGATGCTTTCCTTGCCTCCGAGTCCCTCATCAAGCAGATTCCTCGTATTCTGGGCCCAGGTCTGAACAAGGCCGGCAAATttccctccctcctcactcacaatGAGAACATGATCACCAAAGTAGATGAAGTCAAATCGACCATCAAGTTCCAGATGAAGAAG GTCCTGTGTTTGGCTGTTGCTGTGGGACACGTTAAGATGACTGAAGAGGAACTGGTGTACAACATTCACTTGGCCATCAACTTCCTGGTGTCACTCTTGAAGAAAAACTGGCAGAATGTGCGTGCCTTGTACATCAAGAGCAGTATGGGCAAGCCCCAACGTCTGTACTAA
- the rpl10a gene encoding large ribosomal subunit protein uL1 isoform X1 encodes MSSKVSRDTLYEAVREVLQGSQQKPRKFLETVELQISLKNYDPQKDKRFSGTVRLKSAPRPKFSICVLGDQQHCDEAKAADLPHMDIEALKKLNKNKKMVKKLAKKYDAFLASESLIKQIPRILGPGLNKAGKFPSLLTHNENMITKVDEVKSTIKFQMKKVLCLAVAVGHVKMTEEELVYNIHLAINFLVSLLKKNWQNVRALYIKSSMGKPQRLY; translated from the exons ATGAG TAGCAAAGTCTCCCGTGATACCCTCTATGAAGCTGTCCGTGAGGTCCTTCAGGGATCCCAGCAGAAGCCTCGCAA GTTTCTGGAGACTGTGGAGCTGCAGATCAGTCTGAAGAACTATGACCCTCAGAAGGACAAGCGTTTCTCTGGCACTGTCAG GCTGAAGAGTGCCCCTCGGCCCAAGTTTTCCATATGTGTGCTTGGCGACCAGCAACATTGTGATGAGGCCAAGGCTGCTGACCTTCCTCACATGGATATCGAGGCCCTGAAGAAACTGAACAAAAACAAAAAGATGGTCAAGAAGCTTG CAAAGAAGTATGATGCTTTCCTTGCCTCCGAGTCCCTCATCAAGCAGATTCCTCGTATTCTGGGCCCAGGTCTGAACAAGGCCGGCAAATttccctccctcctcactcacaatGAGAACATGATCACCAAAGTAGATGAAGTCAAATCGACCATCAAGTTCCAGATGAAGAAG GTCCTGTGTTTGGCTGTTGCTGTGGGACACGTTAAGATGACTGAAGAGGAACTGGTGTACAACATTCACTTGGCCATCAACTTCCTGGTGTCACTCTTGAAGAAAAACTGGCAGAATGTGCGTGCCTTGTACATCAAGAGCAGTATGGGCAAGCCCCAACGTCTGTACTAA
- the rpl10a gene encoding large ribosomal subunit protein uL1 isoform X3, which produces MRGGRERHYCQSYRPFVRSKLLVDSPRSQQQGLKSAPRPKFSICVLGDQQHCDEAKAADLPHMDIEALKKLNKNKKMVKKLAKKYDAFLASESLIKQIPRILGPGLNKAGKFPSLLTHNENMITKVDEVKSTIKFQMKKVLCLAVAVGHVKMTEEELVYNIHLAINFLVSLLKKNWQNVRALYIKSSMGKPQRLY; this is translated from the exons ATGAGGGGAGGTAGGGAGAGGCATTATTGCCAATCCTACCGACCATTTGTAAGGAGTAAGTTGCTGGTGGATAGCCCGAGAAGCCAGCAGCAAGG GCTGAAGAGTGCCCCTCGGCCCAAGTTTTCCATATGTGTGCTTGGCGACCAGCAACATTGTGATGAGGCCAAGGCTGCTGACCTTCCTCACATGGATATCGAGGCCCTGAAGAAACTGAACAAAAACAAAAAGATGGTCAAGAAGCTTG CAAAGAAGTATGATGCTTTCCTTGCCTCCGAGTCCCTCATCAAGCAGATTCCTCGTATTCTGGGCCCAGGTCTGAACAAGGCCGGCAAATttccctccctcctcactcacaatGAGAACATGATCACCAAAGTAGATGAAGTCAAATCGACCATCAAGTTCCAGATGAAGAAG GTCCTGTGTTTGGCTGTTGCTGTGGGACACGTTAAGATGACTGAAGAGGAACTGGTGTACAACATTCACTTGGCCATCAACTTCCTGGTGTCACTCTTGAAGAAAAACTGGCAGAATGTGCGTGCCTTGTACATCAAGAGCAGTATGGGCAAGCCCCAACGTCTGTACTAA